The genomic DNA CGATGGTCAGGGGAAGCGCCCAGTTGCACCGTTGCCGTTTGTGCCCGCCCTCCGCCCACCTCACCTGGGTAGCCCCGGCCTGTGCGTGGTGTGCTGTTCGCCGGACGGTTCATGGCCCCACCGCCGCTGTGATTTCTGACCTGCCCGGCTTGGCGTCTTCGGCAGTTTGCGTGGTGTCGGTGACCGCTTCGCCCAATCTGGGTTTCCTGGGTTTGCCTCGGGTTTTGGTGCGTTTGACATTCTTGCGGTACTGCTCGACCAACGACAGGAAATCCACTTCCCCTGATTTCAGGTCATCCTCGTAGGCCACCGCCCCACGTACCGCCCGTAATTCAATGTCTTTGAGCGCCTTGAGGTGCCAGCTTTGAAAGCGTGCGTCGTTCAGCACGACATGCTCACGGAAGCTGCTGCCGCGCACGGCAAAAGTTTTCTCGACGGGAACCGAATCCACCTGGCCGTTTTTCGATGCTCGCTGGAAGGCGGGGACGTATTTAAGCTGGAGTCTCGGTTCGATTCCCGCGACCACGCTCGACAGATTGACGAATTCCTTTTTACTCATATTAAAGTTTTATCACACTTATACTATTATTTAACCCTAGAGACTCCGTCGATTGTCTTTCAGACTGCACAAGTCGTACTCCGGCACCTCACCCCTGGCGCCCAGCCATGAAGAGTGCCAGTGAATCAGGCAGGATGACGCTCCCGGCCCCCGCCTCTTCCCTTTTTCGACGCCACAGGGTGACCTGGTGACGGAAGTTCCGGCCATCACCTGGCGCAGCTATGCTTTGAGAGGGGTGACCATGAGTTACAAGCGCAAGTGGGACAAAAAGTTGCGGAGGCAGATCTATGTTCACCGCCTGGTTGCCGCGCAACATATGGGGCGTGAACTGATGCCAGGTGAAGTCGTCCACCACCGCAACGGCGACAAGCAGGACTTCAGCCCGGAGAACCTGCTGGTGCTTCCGAGCCAGGCGGCACACATGGCCGTGGAGCACGTCCAGCGAAAAAAAGCGCAGGGACTCGAACCTCTGTTCGACCTGGAGGATATGGCCGTGAAGTCAGGCAAAAGGTCTATTTAGCTAAAGTGCGTTTGCTAACCCTTCCAATGCCATGATGGAGGCCCAAATGGCCTCTATCCATATCCGTGAAATCTTCCAGGAGCTTGCTCGACGTGGGGCGAAGGACGCCTCTCCGTTTGATTCAAAGGGAGAAGGCTTCTTCGTGGAAATTGATTTCCAGGACGAGCAGCACACACGTATAGCAATGGCAGCTCACGCCATCGACTCTGAATATGCGAATAAAGTGCTTTCGGTTGAAACGGGTTTTGGAACAGCGCTCATTCTCTTCGACGAGGCAGGGTTACTGAAGAGTATTGAACTCTGCTAACGGTTTGGTGGAGCGCGGCCCAACCTGCGTAGCATGAGCCGAATCATCGCCAGATACACCAGGGTTTCTGTCGTTTCTGGTAAAGCCTCGTAATCCTTAGACAACCGGCGACATTTGCCGAGCCACGCGAAAGTGCGTTCAACGACCCAACGGCGTGGCAAGACGTGAAACGTCTTGCGGGGATCTATGCTCTCCACCAGGTCTGGCGTGTACCGCTTGGCCTGTCGCCACCACGGATAGACCACCTCGACGAGTAGATCCGAGCTGTCTTTTGCCCAGCGGAGAAAGCCACCCGTGTAACCCTGGTCTGCCCAGACCCTGTCCAGCTTTGGGTATTGCTTTTTTACTCCGTCCAGAACAAGTTTTCCACCTTCGCGGTCCTGCAGATCGGCCGGATGCACGACAACTTTGAGAATCAAGCCGAGTGTGTCCACCAAGATGTGCCGCTTACGTCCATTGACCTTCTTCGCACCGTCAAATCCTCGGATGCCGCCAGCTTCGGTTGTCTTTGCACTTTGACTATCGATAATGCCGGCGGTGGGTTGGGCGTCCCGACCTGCAGCCTGGCGAACCCTTGCTCGGAGGACGTCGTGGACGTCTTTCAGCACTCCGCGGATACGCCACTTGCGGTATTGGGCATACACCGTGCCCCAGGTGGGGAAGTTCACAGGGAGGAGGCGCCACGCACAGCCGGTTTGCAGGACGTAGAGCATGGCGTTCACGAGCACCCGTTGAGAATGAATGCGTTTGCGTCCTGTAGGACGTGGACCGGGAAGGAGCGGTTCAAGCAGAGCCCACTCCCGGTCCGTCAAATCAGAGCTATACCCAGTCCCTGGCATGCTCCACAGTAAGATGAAAAACGCGTCCAGCAGAGCTTTAAGACGTTAATACACGCACTTCAGTCAGTGTTGTGCAGGTTGCGTGTTCCTAGGGTCGTGAATTCCATACACGACCCTCACGCTCAGCGATAGGCCTTGTTGAATTGAGTCGGCAACTTATGGAACCGGTGAGTTTTCTGGAGTGGGTTCTTGAACTTGCCCATCTGTTGACGACTGGTGAGCGGCGGCCGAATGTTCTGGTGCCTTTCGCCAAGGTCGCTGCTGTTCAGGCGCAGGCCACAATGCAGTTGGGACATCATGCCAGTGTGATTCACCAGGGCGGGGAATTTCCCTGGATCACGGACGACGCTGCGACACAGCTTATGGCGTTGGCAAAAGCGGAGAAAGCGCACCGCAAACATCTGGGGGTGGACTTCTAAGCAGCCTGCATCCGTGCCATGAGTAGTGCTCCCGGTTTCCTGAGTCCAGCCCATTCCTGGCGGTCGGCGTGGATGCGGGAAAGCTGGGCCATGAGAACCTGCAACCCGGCGCGGCCCTCGGTTTCATCACGCCATGCCTGCCAGAGCAGTTTGCAGTAGGCGCGGTGGTACGTGGGATCGTGAAACACGCGGGTCATGGCGTCGGCCAGAAAGCCGATCAGAGGGTTGCGTTTGGTGACGTGAACCTCGCGGATGAGGGTCACGGCTTCGATTACGTCCTCAACAGAGCGCAATTCGATGTCAGCTAAAATGCACGGGTCATTTTCTAACGAGTCTTCTAAGAAGAAATCTCTTACGGCCCATGTTCTTAGGATTGAAAACCATTCCGTTTCTCTTGGGTTTATTGACCCGTGCATTTTCAGGTTGGCCGGGGTTCCGGCTTCAGCTTCCCCGGCCTCCATCTGTTTGATGATGGCGTGCGCGGTACGGCCTGCGGCTCGGTCGCCGTCAAGGTCGCGGTACTGGTGCTGCAAGTCCTCGATGTGCAGGCGTGCGCGGTGGCCGGGGCGTAAGCGCACCGCGTACACCATGCCGTCTACTACCGTGTCCTTGCCCTTACGTTTAACGGTGTCTCTGTCCTGATCAGTGCCCTGGTCGTCCTGGGGTGGGGTGGCCGCGCCCAGTTCTCCGGCCTCCACCTGTTCGGCTTGGCGGGCGGCCTTTGCCCTGGATTTGCGCTCGTCAGCGGCGGCGCGGACTTCGGCTGAGCTTCCGAAATGGGCGCGGGCCTGCATGTAACCCAGTTTCTCCAGCAGCTTGTTCCAGCGGTAGATCGTGCTGAGGTTGACTCTAAACATCTTCGCCAGGAGTTCGGCGCTGGTGAAAATGGTGATCTGGTGCGGAAGTACACGGCAACACAGGGCGCGGTACTGCTCGACGGCCAGCCGGTATACCGTTACGGCGTATCTCCAGAACGTGTCCTTACCTGCCCCCTTGCCTCGGCGGGGAGTGACGGCCTCGCGGTCTAGCAGGTCAGTGAGGGGCAGGGGGTCGGGCTGCGCCTCCCCTTTTTTCTGAGCTTTGGCCTCGGACTTCTGCGCCCGGTGCTGGGCCGCTTTACTCACGCGCTCCCTGACTTTGCTCCATGCCTTGACCTGACGTGCCGCGTTTTGAGCAAAAAGACCTATTGGCGGGTCAGCAGCCACGTCAGGGGTATTGGATGTCCTGAAAATCTCTGGAGAGGGCTTCACGGCCCTCTGGTGAGCTTGTGATCTGGTGCCGGGGGCTGAGTGGAGGGTGTCAGGGTGTGGCGTGAAGGCGCTCTCTGGAAAGAGGGGCGCAACGAACCGGGCCAGCAGGCCCTGCGAGATCGCGGCGGCGCGACCAGTGGCATCGGAATGAATCATGAAAAGACTCCCGGTTGCAAGAACGGGGGACATTCCGGTAAGTTGTGGGTGTTGTTGCCCCTTTCTTTACCGAATCTTCTGAAGAACTCCGTGTTGGCGCATGGGGTTCTTCCCTTTGTGCTTAGCTGCGATTCTGGTTTGTCATGACCTCCGTGCAGATCACATCTTCTAAGTTGATCTGTAATACACAGTCTAAAACACCAAAAAATGCGTCCGAGCGGAAAACCCAAGTTTTCACTACCGGAACCGGATTTCACCGTTTGCGCTCCCAGACGCCTTTTCTGCCATTGCCTTCGGCAGTCAGGTGTCGGTTTTTGGGGGGTCGCTCGGCAGTCAGGTGTCGAAAAAACTCGAAAAAGTACGGCAGTCAGGTGTCGGTTTTTGGGGGGTCGCTCGGCAGTCGGGTGTCGGAATAAGGCATTTCGTCGGCAGTCAGGTGTCGGAAAAACCCCTGGGTCAACCTGGGGCAGCTTCGGCAGTCAGGTGTCGGAAAAATGGAACACGTCAGCAAACCCCTGAAAAGAGGCGTGTTTCAGGTGATGAAAAATGGTCAACGTTCGGCAGTCAGGTGTCGGCCCTCCACCTGACCCGATCTGGACGTACCTTTACCGGTTGGTTTCCACCAGTTCAGCAATGGAACGCAGGAAGGTCTCTGGCACCTGGAGTTCCACTAGGCTTGAAAGCCACACGTCGAAAAATTCCGGCTTCCCCTGCGTCAAATCCAGTTTCGCGGCACTTTTACTCTCGTAGCCCCAGCGTTCGTGCAGGCCGAGATTCCCCAGCAGTTCCAGTGTGGATTCGAAGCGTTCGATGGCCCGGTTGAGATTGCGCTGTTCACGGAGGTCAAGCACGTCCTGCATGATCGACGCCCGGCTGAGCAAGGTTCTGACCTCGATATAGCGAACGGGGTTGAGGTCGCTGCCGCTTTCCCTGAGCCAGTACGTGAGTTCCGTGCCGATCTGCTTGGCCCAGACATTGGTCGCGCTGTTGGCGGGTAATTCCACCAGGCTCCGAAAAATCGGTGCGTAGGAGCGGGGAAAGTATTTGGCCCAATCCCCCAGCACCAGTGTCCAGCTGCTGGGAATGGACACGCCGTCGATCTTGCGGGCGCGGCCAATCTCCATGACCGACAGCACTCTCTTCTGTGGCCCGTCGGGGTCGTTCGGCAGGGTGAGCCACAGGCGGGCCAGGTGTGAAAGGCTCTGCGTGCAGCGAACAGAATCTTTTGGTCGGACACTGCCGTTCGGATGCAATTTGAGACCGAGCGCCTGTGCCAGTTCACTCGGTTTGATGGTGATGGGCGTGAAGAGGTCGTCGCGCTCGTTCTCCAGCGCCTTGGCTGTGAGCAGACGCCAGACATCTGAGGTGCGCGGATCCAGGCTCAGCAGTTGAGTCCGCAGGGTGTCTGGTGCGGCGTTCTCCTCAAAGTAGTTGAGGCTCAGGCCATCTTCGAAGCTTTCCCGGTACTGCAAGGTGACGTTGTTCCAGCCGCTCGGGCCACGGGTGGCCCGGTCGATCAGCACACTGGGTTTGTTGGCGAGTGTCAGGACGTACTCGATGGGACTGGCCTGGATTTCTGGCGCGTCTTCCGGTGAGACCACCGCTGGCAGCAGGCCCGTCCGTACCCCGGCCCGCAGGAGGGTCTTGGGCATGTCCCTGGGAATGCGGTAGTGGCGCTGAAGGGCGGGGACGAAGACGACACGCTCCCGCCAGAGACGTTTGGCCGTGCTGTTCCCCGCTTTGACCTTACCCTTTGCTTCTTGCTGGATCTCCGTCTCGACCAAACATGGAGAATTTTCTTCAATCCATACGACGGCGGCCCATCCCTGGTAGGCGTGTTTGAGCGTCTGGGCGTCCAGTTCATTGGAGAGCGGCACACCGAAACGCTGGTGGCAATCCGCCACGAATTGACGCATTTCTGCGGATTCGGGCAGCTTGGGGCGGGCCATGCCCTGCATTGTAGCGATCACGTATCCGAGGGCCCTCGCACATGAGGCGGGGAAGACACCGCTGATATCGTGGAAGAGGGAAAGTGAAGT from Deinococcus fonticola includes the following:
- a CDS encoding HNH endonuclease signature motif containing protein, which gives rise to MTEVPAITWRSYALRGVTMSYKRKWDKKLRRQIYVHRLVAAQHMGRELMPGEVVHHRNGDKQDFSPENLLVLPSQAAHMAVEHVQRKKAQGLEPLFDLEDMAVKSGKRSI
- a CDS encoding IS5 family transposase: MPGTGYSSDLTDREWALLEPLLPGPRPTGRKRIHSQRVLVNAMLYVLQTGCAWRLLPVNFPTWGTVYAQYRKWRIRGVLKDVHDVLRARVRQAAGRDAQPTAGIIDSQSAKTTEAGGIRGFDGAKKVNGRKRHILVDTLGLILKVVVHPADLQDREGGKLVLDGVKKQYPKLDRVWADQGYTGGFLRWAKDSSDLLVEVVYPWWRQAKRYTPDLVESIDPRKTFHVLPRRWVVERTFAWLGKCRRLSKDYEALPETTETLVYLAMIRLMLRRLGRAPPNR